One Cryptosporidium parvum Iowa II chromosome 5, whole genome shotgun sequence DNA segment encodes these proteins:
- a CDS encoding hypothetical protein (with signal peptide, cryptosporidium telomeric MEDLE family of secreted protein) — translation MFIKNKIIIILLLLLFINFLFLFENITDNFLFKKDVSLIKIRNETPNEGSSSSGNKNSEGSSRGGGGRGKKKPELRLMKSLSFEGSEKSSHCHHHHHHHKRKNCVDEKRNTAYQFIPGGPTGKNMIAMVPSLPMKDPDDPRPNPSDMPSDEPSHNPDDEEPCDDDDPSHNTDDEEPCDDDDPNHNTDDEDEEEEKYQREKEKEKNENKHDQVDSGQKRRKKKEKKKVETS, via the coding sequence ATGTTtataaaaaacaaaataataataatattattattattattatttattaactttttatttttgtttgaaaatataaccgataattttttgtttaaaaaagatgtttcattaataaaaattaggAATGAAACACCGAATGAAGGTTCTTCAAGTTCTggtaataaaaattctgaAGGTTCGAGTAGAGGTGGAGGTGGTAGAGGTAAAAAAAAGCCTGAACTTAGGTTGATGAAGTCATTGTCATTTGAAGGCTCTGAAAAGTCTTCTCATtgtcatcatcatcatcatcatcataaaagaaaaaattgtGTTGATGAAAAACGAAATACTGCTTATCAATTTATTCCTGGTGGACCAACAGGAAAGAATATGATCGCTATGGTCCCTTCTTTACCAATGAAAGATCCAGATGATCCTAGGCCAAATCCGTCTGATATGCCATCAGACGAGCCTAGTCATAATcctgatgatgaagaacCGTGCGATGATGATGATCCTAGTCATAATACTGATGATGAAGAGCCATGCGATGATGATGATCCTAATCATAATactgatgatgaagatgaagaagaagaaaaatatcagagagaaaaggaaaaagaaaaaaatgagaatAAACATGATCAAGTAGATTCAGGTCAAAAACGccgaaaaaaaaaagaaaaaaaaaaagtagaGACAAGTTAA
- a CDS encoding hypothetical protein (with signal peptide, cryptosporidium telomeric MEDLE family of secreted protein), with product MYLKSVILIFFLFINFLFLFENVTDNFLFKKDVSLIKIRNETPNEGSSSSGNSNKKCSSRGGGRGGGGSGGKKPVLKNVNLSKKGGAGNCSIYHHHHHHHHQLSSTPQTRDPSNLSSDPFDEPLDGPYQNSNNKNDNKEDEEEEEEEEEEEEEDHNRNENRQKGKKTDSNKKQRNGNNKKKKRRGGKDDLRGLLRGLSGSSKDILHDLE from the coding sequence ATGTATCTAAAAAgtgtaatattaatattttttttatttattaactttttatttttgtttgaaaATGTAACcgataattttttgtttaaaaaagatgtttcattaataaaaattaggAATGAAACACCAAATGAAGGTTCTTCAAGTTCTggtaatagtaataaaaaatgtTCGAGTAGAGGTGGAGGTAGGGGTGGAGGAGGTAGTGGTGGTAAAAAGCCAGTACTTAAGAATGtgaatttatcaaaaaaagGTGGTGCTGGAAATTGCTCTATTTaccatcatcatcatcatcatcatcatcaattaTCTTCAACTCCACAAACGAGAGATCCAAGTAATCTTAGTTCAGACCCATTTGATGAGCCATTAGATGGTCCTTATcaaaattctaataataaaaacgATAATAAAGAGGATgaggaggaggaagaagaagaagaagaagaagaagaagaagatcataatagaaatgaaaatagGCAAAAAGGTAAAAAAAcagattcaaataaaaaacaacgaaatggaaataataaaaagaaaaagagaagAGGGGGAAAAGATGATCTTAGAGGACTATTAAGAGGATTATCCGGTTCAAGTAAGGATATTCTTCATGAtttggaataa
- a CDS encoding hypothetical protein (with signal peptide, cryptosporidium telomeric MEDLE family of secreted protein) → MFIKNKIIIILLLLFINFLFLFENITDNFLVKKDVSLIKIRNETPNEGSSSSGNKNSEGSSRGGGGGGGGGRGKKKPVLKMMKSLPFEGSEKSSHCHHHHHKRKHCIDKKRNTAYQYIPGESSGKNMIRSSLTLPMKDLDDPSSYPSDMPSDEPSHNPDDDEEPCDDDDEEQCDEEDEEEEKYQREKEKEKNEDKHDQVDSGRKHRRKRKLRKSKSNLRSRGSGKHFSEKICGPCKNINMEDLE, encoded by the coding sequence ATGTTtataaaaaacaaaataataataatattattattattatttattaactttttatttttgtttgaaaatataacCGATAATTTTTTGGTTAAAAAAGAtgtttcattaataaaaattaggAATGAAACACCAAATGAAGGTTCTTCAAGTTCTggtaataaaaattctgaAGGTTCGAGTAGAGGTGGAGGTGGAGGTGGTGGAGGCGGTAGAGGTAAAAAAAAGCCTGTGCTTAAGATGATGAAATCATTGCCATTTGAAGGCTCTGAAAAGTCTTCTCATtgtcatcatcatcatcataaAAGAAAACATTGTATTGATAAAAAACGAAATACTGCTTATCAATATATCCCTGGTGAATCATCAGGAAAGAATATGATCCGTTCGTCGCTTACTCTACCAATGAAAGATCTAGATGATCCTAGTTCATACCCATCAGATATGCCATCAGATGAGCCTAGTCATAATcctgatgatgatgaagaacCGTgtgatgatgatgatgaggAACAATGcgatgaagaagatgaagaagaagaaaaatatcagagagaaaaggaaaaagaaaaaaatgaggATAAACATGATCAAGTAGATTCAGGTAGAAAACATCGGCgtaaaagaaaattaagaaaaagtAAAAGCAATTTAAGGTCAAGAGGTTCCGGTAAACacttttcagaaaaaatatGTGGCCCAtgcaaaaatattaatatggAAGATTTGGAATAA
- a CDS encoding hypothetical protein (with signal peptide, cryptosporidium telomeric MEDLE family of secreted protein), whose translation MFIKNKILLLLLLLLLFINFLFFFENITDNFLFKKDVSLIKIRNETPNEGSSSSGNKNSEGLSRGGGEGGGDRGKKKPVLRMMKSFPFKGSEKSSHCHHHHHHHHKDKHCKGKKHTIIHQHIPGKTSGKKVIVAMPTLRMKDPDDPSSYPSDMPSDEPSHNPDDDEESCDDDDDDYNDDDDDDDEEQCDDEEEEEERYQREKEKEEHENKHDQLDSGKKRRRKRKARKSKSNLRSRGSGKHFSEKICGPCKNINMEDLE comes from the coding sequence ATgtttataaaaaataaaatattattattattattattattattattatttattaactttttatttttttttgaaaatataaccgataattttttgtttaaaaaagatgtttcattaataaaaattaggAATGAAACACCAAATGAAGGTTCTTCAAGTTCTggtaataaaaattctgaAGGTTTGAGTAGGGGTGGAGGCGAAGGTGGAGGAGATAGAGGTAAAAAAAAGCCTGTGCTTAGGATGATGAAATCATTTCCATTCAAAGGTTCTGAAAAGTCTTCTCATtgtcatcatcatcatcatcatcatcataaAGACAAGCATTGTAAAGGTAAGAAACATACTATTATTCATCAACATATCCCTGGTAAAACATCAGGTAAGAAAGTTATTGTTGCAATGCCTACTCTACGAATGAAAGATCCAGATGATCCTAGTTCATACCCATCAGATATGCCATCAGATGAGCCTAGTCATAATcctgatgatgatgaagaatcTTGcgatgatgatgatgacgattataatgatgatgatgatgatgacgACGAGGAACAATGCGATGatgaagaggaagaagaagaaagatATCAGAgagaaaaggaaaaagaagaaCATGAGAATAAACATGATCAATTAGATTCAGGCAAAAAACGTCGACGTAAAAGAAAAGCAAGAAAAAGTAAAAGCAATTTAAGGTCAAGAGGTTCCGGTAAACacttttcagaaaaaatatGTGGTCCAtgtaaaaatattaatatggAGGATTTGGAATAA